A section of the Bradyrhizobium oligotrophicum S58 genome encodes:
- a CDS encoding phage tail protein, with translation MPVKDLPLSFRFGVFFFVGGLVPNPIDIRFQKVSGLGATVSLKTHAEGGQNLYTHRFPETIGYQNLVLERSAPLISPLDIEFNISLSLFKFSASNVLVTLFDDSGAPTAGWMFLNTYPVRWATSDLDAGQNGVVIDTMELAYTRMQIMRL, from the coding sequence ATGCCGGTCAAGGACCTCCCTCTAAGCTTCCGCTTCGGCGTGTTCTTCTTCGTCGGCGGCCTCGTGCCGAATCCGATCGATATCCGTTTCCAGAAGGTGTCGGGCCTGGGGGCCACCGTGTCGCTGAAGACGCACGCCGAGGGCGGGCAGAATCTCTACACGCATCGCTTTCCCGAGACGATCGGCTACCAGAACCTCGTGCTGGAGCGCAGCGCGCCGCTGATCTCCCCGCTCGACATCGAGTTCAACATCTCGCTGTCGCTGTTCAAATTCTCCGCCTCGAACGTCCTGGTGACGCTGTTCGACGACAGCGGTGCGCCGACGGCGGGCTGGATGTTCCTCAACACCTATCCGGTGCGGTGGGCGACGTCGGATCTCGATGCCGGACAAAACGGCGTCGTGATCGACACGATGGAGCTCGCCTACACCCGCATGCAGATCATGAGGCTCTGA